A genomic segment from Leptolyngbya boryana PCC 6306 encodes:
- the uvrC gene encoding excinuclease ABC subunit UvrC, protein MTDHPETPLLIDDLERLETRLKEIPQEPGVYYMRDRTDQILYIGKSKRLRSRLRSYFNGHDTRPRIALMMRQVVEIEVIVTDTEAEALALEANLIRQHQPHFNVLLKDDKKYPYLCITWSEPYPRIFITRKRRMAKERDRYYGPYVDSRTLRTTLHLVKRIFPLRQRPQPLFKDRPCLNYDIGRCPGVCQALISSEDYRKTVQKVAMIFQGRTRELEESLMAQMEVAAENLNFEHAARLRDQIAGLKSLSAEQKVALPDDTISRDAIALAADDQHACIQLFQIRAGRLVGRLGFFADAHAEPGAILQRVLEEHYQTVDPVEIPAEILVQHELPDGEMLAEFLSQAKGRKISIVAPQRQTKAELIEMVERNAGFELARTQKFADRNTQSMQDLAEILDLPELPRRIEGYDISHIQGSDAVASQVVFIDGQPAKQHYRHYKIKNPEVRSGRSDDFASMAEVISRRFKKYATAKARGEEIVAASQTSALKSQTSALADFPDVVMIDGGKGQLSAVVKVLREMNLLEDIKVISLAKQREEIFLPGESLPLETEAEQPGVQLLRRLRDEAHRFAVSFHRQQRTTRMRRSSLDEIPGLGHHRQKLLLAEFRSIDYIREASPEQLATVPGIGMAIAKQIYQYFHPSDEGIDNIPEAEHSTNSEVAS, encoded by the coding sequence GTGACTGATCACCCTGAAACTCCGTTACTAATCGATGATCTCGAACGTTTAGAGACTCGGCTAAAAGAAATTCCGCAAGAGCCGGGTGTGTATTACATGCGCGATCGTACGGATCAAATTCTCTACATTGGTAAATCGAAACGACTGCGATCGCGGCTCCGGTCTTATTTCAATGGTCATGATACTCGACCCCGAATCGCGCTGATGATGCGCCAAGTGGTCGAAATCGAAGTGATTGTGACCGATACTGAAGCAGAAGCTTTAGCATTAGAGGCAAACCTGATTCGTCAACATCAGCCGCACTTTAATGTGTTGTTGAAAGATGACAAGAAATATCCCTACCTTTGTATCACCTGGTCAGAGCCGTATCCTCGGATTTTCATTACGCGCAAGCGGCGCATGGCGAAAGAACGCGATCGCTATTATGGACCTTATGTGGATAGCCGCACGCTGCGAACCACGTTGCATTTGGTGAAACGCATCTTTCCGCTGCGCCAACGTCCCCAACCTTTATTCAAAGATCGTCCTTGTCTCAATTACGATATTGGGCGCTGTCCGGGCGTTTGTCAGGCTTTAATCTCGTCTGAGGATTACCGGAAAACAGTTCAGAAAGTCGCCATGATTTTCCAGGGCCGAACTCGCGAACTGGAAGAATCTCTGATGGCTCAAATGGAAGTTGCCGCAGAGAATTTGAACTTTGAACATGCGGCACGACTGCGAGATCAGATTGCAGGCTTGAAAAGCTTGAGTGCAGAGCAAAAAGTTGCGTTACCCGATGACACGATTTCACGAGATGCGATCGCGCTTGCGGCTGACGATCAGCACGCCTGCATCCAACTTTTCCAAATCCGGGCAGGCCGCTTGGTTGGGCGATTAGGATTCTTTGCGGATGCTCATGCTGAACCGGGTGCAATCTTGCAGCGCGTGTTAGAAGAACATTACCAAACGGTCGATCCGGTTGAGATTCCGGCGGAAATTCTCGTTCAACATGAATTACCCGATGGTGAGATGTTGGCGGAGTTTTTGAGCCAAGCGAAAGGGCGAAAAATCTCGATCGTGGCTCCTCAACGTCAAACCAAAGCAGAACTGATTGAAATGGTTGAGCGCAATGCGGGGTTTGAGTTGGCACGAACGCAAAAATTTGCCGATCGTAATACTCAATCGATGCAAGATCTGGCTGAAATCCTGGATCTCCCAGAGTTGCCGCGCCGAATCGAAGGCTATGACATTTCGCATATTCAAGGGTCAGATGCAGTGGCATCCCAGGTTGTCTTCATCGATGGGCAACCTGCGAAACAGCATTATCGACACTACAAAATCAAGAATCCAGAAGTGCGATCGGGTCGTTCCGATGACTTTGCCAGTATGGCGGAAGTGATTTCTCGTCGATTTAAGAAGTACGCGACGGCAAAAGCGAGAGGTGAAGAGATCGTGGCTGCGTCTCAAACCTCTGCATTGAAATCTCAAACCTCTGCACTGGCTGATTTTCCTGATGTTGTGATGATTGATGGCGGAAAAGGTCAACTTTCAGCGGTCGTCAAAGTGCTGCGCGAGATGAACCTGCTCGAAGACATCAAAGTGATTAGCTTGGCGAAACAGCGAGAAGAGATTTTCTTGCCGGGTGAATCTTTGCCCTTAGAAACAGAAGCAGAACAGCCTGGAGTGCAGTTACTTCGACGATTACGAGATGAAGCACACCGATTTGCAGTCAGCTTCCATCGTCAGCAACGCACAACTCGAATGCGGCGATCGAGCTTAGATGAAATTCCCGGCTTAGGTCATCATCGGCAAAAGCTACTTTTAGCGGAATTTCGATCAATTGATTACATTCGCGAAGCAAGCCCTGAGCAATTAGCCACGGTTCCAGGAATTGGGATGGCGATCGCAAAGCAAATCTATCAATACT
- a CDS encoding response regulator: MTTDQETGAIDSIRILLIEDNEPNRRLLEDYLVYQGFEVQSLATGTGFERALTDFKPQIVLLDLKLPDMDGCDILERMQESPDWREIPVIVVSARAFIADQRRALGLGAQRYLVKPIRLLELLEVIRSVLG, translated from the coding sequence ATGACAACTGATCAAGAAACAGGAGCGATCGATTCGATCCGAATTCTACTCATTGAGGACAATGAGCCAAACCGACGATTACTCGAAGATTATCTGGTCTACCAGGGCTTTGAAGTGCAATCGTTGGCAACGGGAACAGGCTTTGAACGCGCATTGACGGACTTCAAACCTCAAATTGTCCTGCTAGATTTGAAGCTACCAGACATGGATGGATGTGACATTTTAGAGCGCATGCAGGAGTCTCCAGACTGGCGGGAGATTCCCGTGATTGTGGTCTCGGCTCGTGCATTTATCGCAGATCAGCGCCGAGCGCTAGGTTTAGGAGCACAACGATATTTAGTCAAACCGATTCGACTCTTAGAATTGCTTGAGGTGATTCGATCCGTGCTTGGATAA
- a CDS encoding cation:proton antiporter domain-containing protein, with product MLLLTAGLFQEPIVAFVILLAVILVVPLIFERLRLPGLVGLLAAGVALGPNGLNIFQTESETMNLLSDIGLIYLMFVAGLEIDIDQFTRTRNRSIGFGTFTFLVPLIVGTIVGRLFGFDWNPAILIGSLFASHTLLAYPIVSRLGIVNNEAVTVTIGATIFTDIGALLVLAICIGIHAGDFTVFKLFTLLGSLGIYTIVILVGFDKAGREFFKRSGDEEGNQFLFVLLAVFLASVGAQLIGVEKIVGAFLSGLAVNRVVGDSPVKEKVVFVGSVLFIPIFFVDMGLLIRVPVFIQSLSDPKLLGLTIAIVVGLIFSKMAAAVLAKLAYRYSWTEMMVMGSLSLPQVAATLAATLVGYRAGLLTEGVLNSVIVLMLVTSTLGPILTARFATELQAETVEDLPPTLADPVWISQMTVLVPVYNPNTEANLLELAALIARSHSGRLIPFAVAFSQSHLNSSQMQERLDRSELLLERATQFAQSFDVEVSPILRIDDRIAQGITRASREHHANLIIMGWGRQSRFGERLFRTIVSDVLYAAPCPVAVARLLKSPSQFQKILIPIENLTLRSISALQFALNIATATNGQMTLMHVCGRTTSASKIAWIRSQLDLLVEKLAPQVEQIATEIVIIPEDDIGRAIVAASKSFDLLILRSSQTPNTAGGLILGNLVSQISVQIQCSMILFDEPEVVDRPLLLPNA from the coding sequence ATGTTATTGCTAACCGCTGGCTTGTTTCAAGAACCGATTGTTGCCTTCGTGATTCTGCTGGCGGTTATTCTCGTCGTTCCTTTGATATTTGAGCGATTACGCCTGCCAGGATTAGTCGGCTTACTTGCCGCAGGAGTCGCATTAGGACCCAATGGTCTGAATATTTTTCAGACCGAGTCTGAAACAATGAATCTACTCTCGGACATCGGACTGATTTATTTGATGTTTGTGGCAGGACTAGAAATTGATATTGACCAATTTACACGCACTCGAAACCGCTCGATTGGATTTGGGACTTTTACTTTTTTAGTTCCATTAATCGTCGGAACGATCGTGGGTCGATTGTTTGGATTTGATTGGAACCCTGCTATTTTGATAGGTTCTTTGTTTGCGTCTCACACCTTACTTGCTTATCCGATCGTCAGTCGGCTAGGTATCGTCAATAATGAAGCCGTGACCGTCACGATTGGCGCAACGATTTTTACTGATATTGGCGCGCTGCTGGTTTTAGCAATCTGTATCGGAATTCATGCAGGAGATTTCACAGTCTTCAAGCTGTTCACACTCTTGGGATCGTTAGGGATTTATACGATCGTGATTCTTGTCGGGTTTGACAAAGCAGGACGTGAATTCTTTAAACGCTCTGGCGATGAAGAAGGCAATCAATTTCTTTTTGTGCTACTCGCCGTATTTCTCGCATCAGTTGGAGCACAACTGATTGGCGTTGAAAAGATTGTCGGTGCGTTTCTGTCGGGGCTTGCCGTCAATCGGGTGGTCGGCGATAGCCCGGTCAAAGAGAAAGTTGTCTTTGTCGGCAGTGTTTTGTTTATTCCGATTTTCTTTGTGGACATGGGATTGCTGATTCGGGTTCCGGTGTTTATTCAAAGTTTGAGCGATCCGAAATTACTAGGACTGACGATCGCGATCGTGGTCGGTCTAATTTTCAGCAAAATGGCGGCGGCAGTTCTGGCAAAACTGGCATATCGCTACAGTTGGACAGAGATGATGGTGATGGGATCGCTGTCTCTGCCTCAAGTTGCTGCCACACTTGCTGCTACCTTAGTTGGCTATCGGGCTGGATTACTGACAGAAGGCGTTCTCAACAGTGTGATTGTGCTGATGTTAGTCACTTCGACACTCGGTCCGATTCTGACTGCCCGATTCGCCACCGAACTTCAAGCCGAAACCGTCGAAGATTTACCCCCCACGCTTGCTGATCCAGTTTGGATCAGTCAAATGACCGTCTTAGTCCCGGTGTACAACCCGAATACCGAAGCGAACTTGCTAGAATTAGCTGCGTTAATTGCCCGATCGCATTCGGGGCGATTAATTCCATTTGCCGTCGCATTTTCTCAATCGCATCTTAACTCCTCACAGATGCAAGAACGCCTCGATCGCAGTGAATTACTGCTCGAACGGGCAACTCAATTCGCGCAATCGTTTGATGTTGAAGTCTCACCGATTCTTCGCATTGATGATCGCATCGCTCAAGGCATCACTCGTGCGAGCCGAGAACATCACGCGAATCTAATCATCATGGGCTGGGGACGACAAAGCCGATTTGGAGAACGATTATTTAGAACGATCGTCAGCGATGTCTTGTATGCTGCTCCTTGCCCTGTTGCCGTGGCGCGTTTGCTCAAATCGCCGAGTCAATTTCAGAAAATTCTGATCCCGATAGAAAATCTGACATTACGATCGATTTCTGCTCTCCAATTTGCGCTGAACATTGCAACTGCGACAAACGGACAAATGACGCTGATGCATGTCTGTGGTCGAACTACTTCTGCAAGCAAAATTGCCTGGATCAGATCCCAACTCGACCTCCTCGTTGAAAAGCTAGCTCCCCAAGTCGAGCAGATCGCCACCGAAATTGTGATTATCCCCGAGGACGATATCGGACGAGCGATCGTTGCTGCCTCAAAATCTTTTGACCTACTGATTTTACGGTCGTCTCAGACTCCCAATACAGCCGGAGGATTGATTTTGGGTAATCTCGTCTCCCAAATTTCAGTACAAATCCAATGCTCGATGATTTTATTCGATGAGCCTGAAGTTGTCGATCGCCCGCTCTTGCTCCCCAACGCCTAA
- a CDS encoding HAS-barrel domain-containing protein, with amino-acid sequence MRLPLPQFSAQNRPANHIAEVIETATTEFLAQCLEPDDLAFPVMPPFGSWVKAIDEESNNLIYAVVYHATTSPIDTVHRARALGMSMQELREQQPQIFAMLRTEFRSAIVGYQAGGNKKNGSKGGTLYQHLPPRPPQIHQAVYACDSDEIIEFSNELDFLRTLLQVGSAPVDALTAAAIREIYQLRKADRAWLVQAGRMLSLLLKDDYDRLRVILSQIHL; translated from the coding sequence ATGCGGCTTCCTCTTCCTCAATTTTCTGCTCAAAATCGCCCTGCAAACCACATTGCAGAAGTGATCGAGACAGCAACCACTGAATTTCTCGCTCAGTGTCTTGAACCAGACGATCTTGCTTTTCCGGTGATGCCTCCGTTTGGAAGTTGGGTAAAAGCGATCGATGAAGAATCGAATAATCTCATTTATGCGGTGGTCTATCATGCCACCACTAGCCCGATCGACACCGTTCACCGCGCGCGTGCATTAGGGATGTCCATGCAAGAACTGCGCGAACAACAGCCGCAGATTTTTGCCATGCTCAGAACGGAATTTCGATCCGCGATCGTCGGTTATCAAGCAGGCGGAAATAAAAAGAACGGCTCAAAAGGCGGAACGCTTTATCAACATCTTCCCCCTCGTCCCCCTCAGATTCATCAAGCCGTTTATGCTTGCGATTCAGATGAGATTATTGAATTTAGTAACGAACTTGATTTTCTCAGAACCTTGCTACAAGTTGGAAGCGCTCCGGTCGATGCTTTAACAGCGGCAGCAATTCGCGAAATTTATCAGTTGCGAAAAGCCGATCGTGCTTGGCTGGTACAGGCCGGGCGAATGCTCAGCTTATTGTTAAAAGATGATTACGATCGCCTCAGAGTCATTCTCAGCCAAATTCACCTCTAG
- a CDS encoding SDR family oxidoreductase, with translation MKVQGAIALVTGANGGIGRHFVETLRTADAAKIYVCARSIAKLESLVALDPDRIVPIELEVTNPESVQAAAAQCSDVTLLINNAGTSLNQGIIAADNLDSARAELEVNYFGLCHMCRAFAPVLKANGGGTIVNVLSLLAKVNLPFSGSYSASKAAALSATHCIRAELGSQGTLVVAVMPGTVDTDLAKDWPDPKVSPAEVAQAAIRAVEEQLEDVYPGEQATQVSGQLLQDPKGVEKYLATFLPGMELAGTQA, from the coding sequence ATGAAAGTTCAAGGTGCGATCGCGCTGGTCACTGGAGCAAATGGTGGAATTGGACGGCATTTTGTCGAGACATTGAGAACCGCTGATGCGGCAAAAATTTATGTTTGCGCTCGCAGCATTGCAAAATTAGAGTCACTGGTCGCGCTCGATCCCGATCGCATTGTTCCAATCGAACTGGAAGTGACGAACCCCGAATCTGTACAGGCGGCTGCCGCACAATGTTCTGATGTCACTCTATTGATTAACAATGCTGGCACTTCTTTAAATCAAGGCATCATTGCCGCTGATAATCTAGACAGCGCGCGTGCAGAACTCGAAGTAAACTACTTCGGACTGTGCCATATGTGTCGAGCCTTTGCTCCCGTTTTGAAAGCAAATGGCGGAGGGACGATCGTGAATGTTCTTTCTTTACTTGCAAAAGTCAATCTTCCCTTCAGTGGCTCATACAGTGCTTCAAAAGCCGCAGCACTCTCAGCAACTCACTGTATTCGGGCAGAGCTAGGCAGTCAAGGAACTTTAGTGGTAGCAGTCATGCCAGGAACAGTCGATACAGATTTAGCAAAAGACTGGCCCGATCCGAAAGTTTCTCCCGCAGAGGTTGCCCAGGCTGCAATTCGAGCAGTTGAAGAACAACTCGAAGATGTTTATCCAGGTGAGCAAGCGACTCAAGTTTCAGGACAACTTTTACAAGACCCAAAAGGGGTCGAAAAGTATCTCGCCACTTTCTTACCCGGCATGGAACTAGCTGGAACCCAAGCTTAG
- a CDS encoding Glu/Leu/Phe/Val family dehydrogenase — translation MSSLFADASQRLQQALKHTTLSEDAIESLKYPKASLSVSIPVRMDNGSLRVFQGHRVRYDDSRGAGKGGVRYHPNVTLDEVQSLAFWMTFKCAVLNLPFGGAKGGIAVNPKEMSRLELERLSRGYIDAIADFIGPDVDILAPDVYTNAMVMGWMMDQYSIIRRQNVPGVVTGKPITMGGSLGRDAATALGAWFTIEAMLPKFDMRPTETTVAVQGFGNAGATIAELAYRAGCKVVAVSDSKGAIYSKDGLDIPSIRQHKNSTREIQAVYCQGSVCNIAEHERITNEELLELEVDILLPAALENQITEVNAHNIKAKLIFELANGPINSAADAILEQKGIYVFPDILVNAGGVTVSYFEWVQNRNGLYWTLGEVNQSLQQKMVAEAQQIWEIAKELSISIRTAAYVHALRRLGEAIDAKGTRHYYTSD, via the coding sequence ATGTCCTCCCTATTTGCTGACGCTTCACAACGATTACAGCAAGCTTTGAAGCATACAACATTGTCAGAAGACGCGATCGAGTCTTTGAAATATCCGAAAGCTTCTCTTTCTGTGTCGATTCCTGTGCGAATGGACAATGGCTCATTGCGAGTGTTTCAGGGGCATCGAGTTCGGTATGACGACTCACGTGGAGCCGGAAAAGGTGGGGTGCGATACCATCCGAATGTAACGCTCGATGAAGTACAGTCTTTAGCATTTTGGATGACGTTTAAGTGTGCGGTGTTAAATTTGCCGTTCGGAGGAGCAAAGGGCGGGATTGCTGTGAATCCCAAAGAGATGTCGCGGTTGGAATTAGAGCGATTGAGCCGTGGATATATTGATGCGATCGCAGATTTTATTGGACCTGATGTGGATATTCTGGCTCCTGATGTCTACACGAATGCGATGGTGATGGGCTGGATGATGGATCAGTACAGCATCATTCGGCGGCAGAATGTGCCTGGAGTGGTGACTGGAAAACCGATCACAATGGGGGGGAGTTTGGGACGAGATGCGGCAACTGCATTGGGAGCCTGGTTTACGATCGAGGCAATGTTACCGAAGTTCGATATGCGCCCAACCGAAACAACGGTAGCAGTGCAAGGATTTGGCAATGCGGGAGCAACGATCGCTGAATTAGCGTACCGTGCAGGCTGTAAGGTCGTCGCGGTGAGTGATTCTAAGGGAGCAATTTACTCGAAAGACGGACTTGATATTCCGAGCATTCGCCAACATAAGAATTCGACCCGTGAAATTCAAGCGGTTTACTGTCAGGGCAGTGTGTGCAACATTGCAGAACACGAGCGTATTACGAATGAAGAATTACTAGAGCTAGAGGTCGATATTCTCTTACCTGCTGCCTTAGAAAATCAGATTACAGAGGTGAATGCACACAATATCAAAGCAAAGCTCATTTTTGAGCTAGCAAATGGTCCGATTAACTCTGCTGCGGATGCTATTTTGGAGCAGAAAGGGATTTATGTATTCCCTGATATTCTGGTCAATGCGGGGGGTGTGACGGTGAGCTACTTTGAGTGGGTGCAGAACCGGAATGGACTGTACTGGACATTAGGTGAGGTGAATCAGTCACTTCAGCAAAAAATGGTAGCAGAGGCGCAGCAGATTTGGGAAATTGCCAAAGAGCTTTCGATTTCAATCCGTACTGCCGCTTATGTTCATGCTTTGCGACGATTGGGAGAAGCGATCGATGCAAAAGGAACTCGCCACTATTACACCAGTGATTGA
- a CDS encoding AAA family ATPase, which yields MEILSVSLKNFKFHSDRSFSFQPGTNAICGENGAGKTSILEAIAWVLFDYSGAYTKDDLIRNGSNSAQAAVNFVSSRDQRTYTVTRCTRSSYTIYDPELNERLDYTKKEDVLPWLREHLGVPAGTNLGQLFRNTIGVPQGTFTIDFLGTAEERKKVFDPILKVEEYKKVFKELGDLEKFAKAQSESLERDIQQYDESLQEWDELTATQQGLTQTILQIQTDLNHWQQRHEELKDEQAKWSEIESQVQQVTLQLETVSGQIRAEQLNVDRLKTELDRAEKSVALCTERRDSYQAYTQADQALQEFDRSRSQQEKLLKERQKLAESLGAYQTKLAVLAQKGERRSQIETELKQLEPLIEQQSQLEQEQSQLNEKLQSCQSWKQTIQRDEKRLAQLQQRQKQLGEEIERLEGLGAIVKQIPQLEEQQSRYQQQLSRIEAATQFDSDLRQILAQAQHREGIQANHIQTATLTLQELQQAAPSWQPRIESVLATIANSSKLNNHLMRDLQGILDDLSEQLLADRLKQRLGEVQTQLKTIREQESQYRKLEAKFDEEEKLDSEIAELRSLITEHQSQLAAEPELREQLAHLAGQLQTLENPRGRSSILQKELKTLTQLDSELLKAQADLKQAEDEIKTIDDALKAFENLADQIREQQLRRDQYKEDYQIYLEHQQSANSFKGRKTQYEDAIAQLKQLEEKQAEFTNQKAQLAETYDPEQVKAIKTEYEAANNQRISLSTRLPIESQRLEECETRLSKLKTIQQKRTETQAQLKQKQKTERFIKAARKFYKEAAPRITERYVQSISHEADRLFRELLNRPNVALEWTRDYEIMVQEGAHSRRFINLSGGEQMCAALAVRLALLKVLADIDIAFFDEPTTNMDRPRRESLAEAIANIKSFRQLFVISHDDTFEKVTENVILVEREA from the coding sequence ATGGAAATTCTCTCGGTTAGCCTCAAAAACTTCAAGTTTCACAGCGATCGCTCCTTTTCGTTTCAACCGGGAACGAATGCAATTTGTGGCGAAAATGGTGCGGGTAAAACAAGCATTCTCGAAGCGATCGCTTGGGTGCTATTCGACTATTCGGGCGCGTATACCAAAGATGATTTGATTCGCAATGGTTCTAATAGTGCCCAAGCTGCAGTCAATTTTGTTTCCAGTCGGGATCAGCGAACTTATACCGTCACGCGCTGTACTCGATCGAGCTATACGATTTACGATCCAGAACTAAATGAACGGCTGGACTATACCAAGAAAGAAGACGTTTTACCTTGGTTAAGAGAACATCTAGGAGTACCAGCCGGAACGAATTTAGGGCAATTGTTTCGCAATACAATCGGGGTTCCGCAAGGGACATTTACGATCGACTTTCTTGGCACGGCTGAGGAGCGCAAAAAAGTCTTTGATCCGATTCTCAAAGTCGAAGAATACAAGAAAGTATTCAAAGAGTTAGGCGACTTAGAGAAGTTCGCAAAAGCACAGTCTGAAAGCTTAGAGCGCGATATTCAGCAGTATGACGAATCCTTGCAAGAATGGGATGAACTTACCGCGACTCAACAGGGACTGACGCAAACCATTTTGCAGATTCAGACGGATTTGAACCACTGGCAGCAGCGCCATGAAGAGTTAAAAGATGAGCAAGCTAAATGGAGCGAAATTGAATCGCAAGTTCAGCAAGTTACTTTACAGCTCGAAACGGTTTCGGGGCAGATTCGAGCCGAGCAGTTGAATGTCGATCGCTTAAAAACAGAACTAGACCGTGCTGAGAAATCTGTGGCTCTCTGCACAGAGCGGCGGGATAGCTATCAAGCTTACACACAAGCTGATCAAGCATTACAAGAATTTGATCGAAGTCGATCGCAGCAAGAAAAGCTACTCAAAGAACGGCAAAAGCTAGCTGAGTCTTTGGGAGCCTATCAGACGAAGCTTGCTGTTCTAGCGCAGAAGGGAGAGCGGCGATCTCAGATTGAAACTGAACTCAAACAACTCGAACCTTTAATTGAGCAACAATCTCAGCTTGAGCAAGAGCAAAGCCAACTCAATGAAAAGCTGCAATCCTGTCAAAGCTGGAAGCAAACCATTCAACGCGATGAGAAACGACTCGCACAACTTCAGCAGCGCCAAAAGCAGTTAGGAGAAGAGATTGAGCGACTAGAAGGCTTAGGTGCGATCGTCAAACAAATTCCTCAACTTGAAGAACAACAAAGCCGCTATCAGCAGCAACTGAGTCGGATCGAAGCTGCGACTCAATTTGATTCTGATCTGCGTCAAATTCTGGCGCAGGCTCAACATCGCGAAGGAATTCAAGCGAATCATATTCAGACAGCAACTTTAACCTTACAAGAGCTACAGCAGGCAGCCCCATCCTGGCAGCCTCGAATTGAAAGTGTTCTCGCTACGATCGCAAATAGCTCCAAGCTAAACAATCATCTTATGCGCGATCTGCAAGGCATTTTAGATGATTTATCTGAACAGCTACTTGCCGATCGCTTAAAGCAACGCTTAGGTGAAGTTCAAACTCAACTCAAAACAATTCGAGAACAGGAATCACAATATCGTAAGCTTGAGGCAAAGTTTGACGAAGAAGAAAAGCTCGATAGTGAAATTGCAGAACTGCGATCGCTGATCACCGAACATCAATCTCAATTAGCAGCAGAGCCAGAACTGAGAGAACAACTTGCTCATCTCGCGGGACAGCTTCAAACATTAGAAAATCCTCGCGGACGAAGCAGTATTTTACAAAAGGAACTCAAAACGCTGACTCAGCTTGATTCAGAACTCCTGAAAGCTCAAGCTGATCTGAAGCAAGCAGAAGACGAAATCAAAACGATCGACGATGCTTTGAAAGCCTTTGAGAACTTAGCTGATCAAATTCGGGAACAGCAGCTTCGACGTGATCAGTACAAAGAAGACTATCAAATTTATCTCGAACATCAGCAATCGGCAAACAGCTTCAAAGGTCGTAAAACACAGTACGAAGACGCGATCGCGCAACTCAAACAGCTAGAAGAAAAGCAAGCAGAATTCACAAATCAGAAAGCTCAACTGGCTGAAACTTACGATCCTGAACAAGTTAAAGCAATCAAAACTGAGTATGAAGCAGCAAACAATCAGCGGATTTCGCTGAGTACTCGATTACCGATAGAATCTCAGCGTTTAGAAGAATGTGAAACCCGGCTTTCTAAACTCAAAACCATTCAGCAAAAGCGCACAGAAACCCAGGCTCAACTCAAACAAAAGCAAAAAACCGAACGCTTCATCAAAGCCGCTCGAAAATTCTACAAAGAAGCGGCTCCACGGATTACAGAGCGCTATGTTCAAAGCATTTCCCATGAAGCCGATCGCTTATTCCGTGAATTGCTCAATCGTCCCAATGTCGCTCTCGAATGGACACGCGACTACGAAATTATGGTTCAAGAAGGCGCACATTCTCGGAGATTTATCAATCTCTCAGGGGGTGAGCAGATGTGTGCTGCTTTAGCAGTTCGTTTAGCTCTACTCAAAGTACTAGCAGACATCGATATCGCATTCTTCGATGAGCCGACAACTAATATGGATCGCCCAAGGAGAGAGAGCCTAGCAGAAGCGATCGCGAATATCAAATCCTTCCGACAGCTTTTTGTGATTAGCCACGACGATACATTCGAGAAAGTCACCGAAAATGTCATCCTCGTTGAGCGCGAAGCCTAA
- a CDS encoding PIN domain-containing protein, with product MSKLVLLVDYENVQNIDLSLIQDQDFQIKIFVGQSQSKLPLELVQSTQRFGNSLEWIKIEGSGNNSLDFHIAFYLGQLSRENPNLSLVILSKDKGYDPLIGYLHKRKISCRRVENLTALSKQKQSDTSLQPNLMEEVIVKLSKLEKKCRPKSRSALSQHIKSLLQPKKISQQELDLLINHLFLQKKVTEANNRITYNF from the coding sequence ATGAGCAAGTTAGTTCTGCTAGTTGATTATGAGAATGTCCAGAATATTGATCTATCACTGATCCAAGATCAAGACTTTCAGATCAAGATCTTTGTTGGACAATCCCAGAGCAAGCTTCCCCTAGAGCTTGTTCAATCAACTCAGCGATTCGGCAATTCTCTAGAGTGGATCAAAATTGAAGGCAGCGGCAACAATTCTCTAGATTTCCATATTGCTTTTTATTTAGGACAATTGAGCCGAGAAAATCCAAATCTCTCGCTTGTGATCCTCTCCAAGGACAAAGGCTACGATCCTCTGATTGGCTATCTGCATAAGCGTAAAATTTCTTGCCGAAGAGTTGAAAACTTAACTGCCCTATCTAAACAAAAACAGAGTGATACTTCTTTGCAACCCAACCTCATGGAAGAAGTCATCGTAAAACTCTCGAAACTGGAGAAAAAATGCCGTCCTAAAAGTCGTAGTGCTTTATCTCAGCATATTAAATCACTACTACAGCCAAAGAAGATCAGCCAGCAAGAGCTTGATCTGCTGATTAATCACTTGTTTTTACAAAAGAAAGTGACTGAAGCGAATAATCGAATTACTTACAATTTTTAG